From Gimesia panareensis, the proteins below share one genomic window:
- the mog gene encoding molybdopterin adenylyltransferase — MTARIGIVTVSDRASRGEYEDRGGPAINDYLQEVLTSDWTPVARVIPDELSTITETLIELCDQEQCCLVVTTGGTGPARRDITPEATLAVAKKEMPGFGELMRKVSLEKVPTAILSRQTAVIRGGTLIINLPGQPKAIQECLDAVFPAVPYCIDLLEGPFLETDEARLVAFRPKKK; from the coding sequence ATGACAGCCAGAATAGGAATTGTGACCGTTTCCGATCGCGCCAGTCGAGGCGAATATGAAGACCGGGGCGGCCCGGCAATCAACGACTATCTGCAGGAAGTCCTGACCAGTGACTGGACCCCCGTGGCCCGTGTCATTCCAGATGAGTTGTCGACTATCACCGAAACTCTGATCGAGCTCTGTGACCAGGAACAATGCTGTCTGGTGGTAACGACCGGCGGGACCGGTCCTGCCAGACGGGATATCACCCCGGAAGCGACGCTGGCAGTTGCGAAAAAAGAAATGCCCGGCTTTGGAGAGCTGATGCGGAAAGTATCGCTGGAAAAAGTGCCGACAGCAATTCTCTCCCGGCAGACTGCCGTGATTCGAGGCGGGACGCTGATCATCAATCTGCCCGGACAGCCCAAGGCGATTCAGGAATGCCTGGACGCGGTTTTTCCCGCAGTCCCGTACTGTATCGATCTGCTGGAAGGTCCTTTCCTGGAAACCGACGAAGCGCGTCTGGTCGCCTTTCGCCCGAAAAAGAAATAG
- a CDS encoding carbonic anhydrase, translated as MQKLVDGIHKFQRNYFSQDQKLFETLVEGQHPLALFITCSDSRINPNYMTQTKPGELFIQRTAGNIVPSYGAVHGGEAATIEYAVSALKVKDIIICGHSHCGAMSGLLTPELIEKMPAVKGYLEHAECTRRIVDENYAHLTDPEKRLILTVQENVLVQIENLKTHPSVAAAVSRGELKLHGWVYKFETGEVFNFNPDEGQFLPLEEVVLSEKALDKSFPPIVPI; from the coding sequence ATGCAAAAACTTGTAGATGGGATTCACAAGTTTCAAAGAAACTATTTCAGTCAGGACCAGAAGCTGTTTGAAACCCTGGTTGAAGGGCAGCATCCACTAGCCTTATTCATTACATGTTCGGACTCAAGAATCAATCCGAATTATATGACTCAGACCAAACCAGGTGAGCTGTTCATTCAGCGAACTGCTGGTAATATTGTGCCATCATACGGAGCAGTGCACGGTGGCGAAGCAGCTACAATTGAGTACGCTGTGAGTGCATTGAAAGTGAAGGACATTATTATTTGTGGTCATTCTCATTGCGGGGCGATGTCAGGTCTGCTCACGCCTGAACTCATTGAAAAGATGCCGGCGGTCAAAGGGTATCTGGAGCACGCCGAATGTACTCGCAGAATTGTGGATGAGAATTACGCGCACCTCACGGATCCTGAAAAGCGTCTGATATTGACCGTTCAGGAAAATGTACTTGTTCAAATAGAAAACTTAAAAACTCATCCCTCGGTGGCCGCTGCAGTAAGTCGTGGAGAGTTAAAACTGCATGGGTGGGTTTATAAATTTGAAACGGGTGAGGTTTTCAATTTTAATCCGGATGAAGGGCAGTTTCTTCCTTTGGAAGAAGTTGTCTTATCTGAGAAGGCGCTGGATAAATCATTCCCCCCCATCGTTCCTATTTAA
- a CDS encoding TatD family hydrolase — protein sequence MQIIQPHYHAIARTAQDYEKMAMSGVVAVAEPAFWAGFDRLYPETFLDYFRQISEFEPTRAAEYGIKHYCWVAVNPKEAENPTLSHEVLKHMPEFYEKPNVLGVGEIGFHKTTKNEEEIFEAQVEQAIKYDQLILIHTPHLQDKVRGTKRTLEVLSHMNVNPERVWIDHVEEHTIREPLEAGYWVGFTLYPVTKCSPKRACDMLEMYGHERILVNSSADWGPSDPFTLQMCVMQYRARGYSVQDAIEIFHNNPARFLGQNPKFDIKPIQLETIEEEITDMV from the coding sequence ATGCAAATCATCCAACCTCATTACCATGCGATCGCCCGAACAGCTCAGGACTATGAAAAGATGGCGATGTCCGGCGTCGTCGCGGTGGCTGAACCCGCCTTCTGGGCTGGCTTTGACCGTCTGTATCCGGAAACGTTTCTGGATTACTTCCGCCAGATCAGTGAATTCGAACCGACCCGCGCTGCGGAATACGGCATCAAGCATTACTGCTGGGTAGCCGTGAATCCCAAGGAAGCAGAAAATCCGACATTGAGTCACGAAGTGCTCAAGCATATGCCGGAGTTCTACGAAAAGCCCAACGTACTGGGCGTGGGAGAAATTGGCTTCCACAAAACGACCAAGAACGAAGAGGAGATCTTCGAAGCACAGGTCGAGCAGGCCATTAAATACGATCAGTTAATCCTGATTCATACGCCTCACCTGCAGGATAAAGTCCGCGGTACCAAACGGACCCTGGAAGTGCTGTCTCACATGAACGTGAATCCGGAACGGGTTTGGATCGACCATGTGGAAGAACATACGATCCGCGAACCGCTCGAGGCCGGTTACTGGGTCGGCTTCACTCTGTATCCCGTTACCAAGTGCTCGCCGAAACGGGCCTGTGACATGCTCGAAATGTACGGCCACGAACGGATTCTGGTGAATTCCTCAGCTGACTGGGGGCCCAGCGATCCCTTCACTCTGCAGATGTGTGTGATGCAGTACCGGGCCCGCGGCTACTCGGTTCAGGATGCAATCGAAATCTTCCACAACAATCCGGCTCGCTTTCTGGGACAGAATCCCAAGTTCGATATCAAGCCGATTCAACTGGAAACAATCGAAGAAGAAATCACAGATATGGTTTAA
- a CDS encoding proton-conducting transporter transmembrane domain-containing protein: MLPELHLPWMEISVLITLLGSIWLKFTPDRDRAYQRCLRICTLTLLVTICGWIDFISLKSFEASEPFSLFSQLFNKKLFVVDDLSAPLLPLAALLYLLTVLSTLKTKGHSFSFSNTLISEAILLSTLSSKETWIIILLLSAATIPPLLEFRSNKRSSRVYVLHMGLFIILLVAGGLLSSFKDHNDTISLIAGALLTTAALLRNGIIPLHCWMTDLFEKITFGTALLFVTPMTGAYAILRLVFPIAPDWALQGIAIVSLITAVYAAGMALVQQEARRFFCYLFLSHSSLVLVGLEMATPLGLTGGLCVWISVGISLAGFALTLRSVEARTGRISLKTYHGLYEHTPTLAGLFLVTGLASIGFPGTLGFIGTELLIEGVIEVYPLVGTAVVIATALNSIAILQVYFRVFTGTHHAASISLRARIPEHVAILILVALVIGGGLFPQPGVISRNHAANQLIQLRDEAFQKRKSSADSRISVNKNQMNQSIIP, encoded by the coding sequence ATGTTGCCCGAACTCCATCTCCCCTGGATGGAAATCTCCGTCCTGATTACTCTGCTGGGATCGATCTGGCTCAAATTCACTCCGGATCGAGACCGCGCCTACCAGCGCTGCCTCCGCATCTGCACGCTGACCTTACTGGTCACGATCTGCGGATGGATCGACTTTATCAGCCTGAAATCATTTGAAGCATCTGAACCGTTTTCCCTGTTCTCTCAGCTGTTCAATAAAAAACTTTTTGTGGTCGATGACCTGAGTGCTCCTTTACTGCCGCTGGCAGCCCTGCTTTACCTCTTAACGGTGCTTTCCACACTGAAGACCAAGGGACACAGTTTTTCCTTCAGTAATACTCTTATCTCTGAAGCCATTTTGCTGTCGACGCTCAGCAGTAAAGAAACTTGGATCATCATCCTGTTGCTTTCCGCTGCGACGATCCCCCCCTTACTGGAATTCCGATCCAACAAACGCTCGAGCCGGGTCTATGTTCTGCATATGGGGCTGTTTATCATTCTCCTGGTCGCAGGGGGATTGCTTTCCAGCTTCAAAGATCACAACGATACGATCTCTCTGATCGCCGGAGCGCTGCTGACAACCGCCGCTTTACTCCGTAACGGAATTATCCCCCTCCACTGCTGGATGACAGATCTGTTCGAGAAAATCACCTTTGGAACCGCATTACTGTTCGTCACCCCCATGACGGGCGCTTACGCCATTTTACGCCTGGTCTTTCCCATCGCCCCTGACTGGGCGCTGCAGGGCATCGCCATTGTGTCCCTGATTACAGCCGTCTATGCTGCCGGTATGGCACTGGTTCAACAGGAAGCCCGCCGCTTTTTCTGCTATCTGTTCTTAAGCCATTCCTCCCTGGTACTGGTCGGTTTAGAAATGGCAACTCCCCTGGGATTGACGGGAGGATTATGCGTCTGGATTTCGGTCGGAATTTCACTGGCCGGGTTTGCATTAACCCTGCGTTCGGTTGAAGCCAGAACCGGTCGTATTTCTCTGAAAACCTATCATGGACTTTACGAACACACGCCCACCCTGGCAGGGTTATTTCTGGTCACAGGCCTCGCTTCAATCGGCTTTCCCGGGACACTGGGCTTTATTGGAACTGAACTTCTAATCGAAGGAGTGATTGAAGTCTATCCGCTGGTCGGGACTGCAGTCGTGATCGCAACCGCTTTAAACAGCATTGCCATTCTGCAGGTTTATTTTCGAGTCTTTACGGGGACGCACCATGCGGCATCCATTTCGTTACGGGCACGGATCCCAGAGCATGTCGCTATTCTGATACTGGTTGCACTCGTGATCGGTGGTGGCCTTTTCCCACAACCGGGAGTCATCTCGCGAAACCATGCAGCCAATCAATTAATTCAGTTGCGAGACGAAGCCTTTCAGAAAAGAAAATCGTCCGCTGATTCCAGAATCAGCGTTAACAAGAACCAGATGAATCAGTCGATCATCCCCTGA
- a CDS encoding proton-conducting transporter transmembrane domain-containing protein: MNSEIVFHFLGVCIVAGPALLLALLGTTSLINKPLGERLIAKATQTVVMMGLFAAIAVLVLMLASGKRYVPVEMGNWVVLPAQHFHFHLKFIFDRLSIPFCILSFILCGTIGAFASRYLHRESGFNRFFICYSLFLLGMIVSSLAGTIETLFFGWELVGLASALLVAFFHERINPVRNGLRIWSIYRIADAAFLVAAIMLHHLTGAGDFAELMGTGSWPDGQATISEQHALFIGLLLLFAAAGKSALVPFSGWLPRAMEGPTPSSAVFYGSLSVHLGAYLLLRVSPILELSPLLSLAVILLGLVSAIFGTLVARVQTDIKSALAFASLTQVGIIVVEIGCGLRYIALIHIIGHACLRTFQLLRAPSLFHDYHSLENAIGAHLTQKPSLWVRIMPERYRVSLYRFELERGYLDMLCNRLIVTPFVGLFRYCDSLESRWTNLISGEERRESEPITPASDSLEEI; the protein is encoded by the coding sequence ATGAATTCTGAAATTGTATTCCATTTTCTCGGCGTATGTATTGTGGCGGGTCCGGCCTTACTCCTGGCTCTGCTTGGCACGACATCCCTGATCAATAAACCGCTTGGTGAGCGACTCATCGCCAAAGCGACACAGACGGTCGTCATGATGGGGTTGTTTGCAGCAATCGCAGTTCTGGTACTTATGCTCGCATCAGGAAAACGATATGTCCCTGTAGAAATGGGCAACTGGGTCGTTCTCCCTGCGCAACACTTTCACTTTCATTTGAAGTTTATCTTTGATCGATTATCAATTCCTTTTTGTATACTTTCCTTCATTCTCTGCGGTACCATTGGTGCGTTTGCCAGCCGCTACCTGCATCGCGAATCAGGCTTTAATCGTTTTTTCATCTGTTATTCTTTATTTCTGCTGGGAATGATTGTTTCATCTCTGGCAGGGACGATTGAAACACTTTTTTTTGGCTGGGAATTAGTCGGATTAGCTTCCGCATTACTGGTGGCATTTTTCCACGAAAGAATCAACCCTGTTCGAAACGGACTGCGGATCTGGTCGATCTACAGAATTGCAGATGCCGCATTTTTAGTGGCAGCAATCATGCTGCATCATTTGACGGGTGCGGGTGACTTTGCCGAACTGATGGGGACAGGCTCCTGGCCTGATGGACAGGCAACGATTTCTGAACAACATGCTCTGTTTATCGGACTACTGTTATTATTCGCTGCTGCAGGCAAATCGGCACTGGTACCGTTTTCAGGCTGGCTTCCTCGAGCAATGGAAGGGCCAACACCTTCCAGTGCTGTTTTTTATGGCTCGCTTTCAGTGCATCTTGGTGCCTACCTGCTGTTGCGTGTCAGTCCGATTCTCGAGCTTTCTCCGCTACTCAGTCTGGCAGTCATCCTGCTGGGGCTGGTCTCCGCTATCTTTGGAACTCTCGTTGCCCGCGTACAAACCGATATTAAAAGTGCACTCGCTTTTGCTTCGCTGACTCAGGTTGGCATCATCGTCGTCGAAATCGGATGTGGTTTACGTTACATCGCACTGATTCACATCATCGGACACGCCTGCCTGAGAACATTTCAGCTGCTGCGAGCGCCTTCATTATTTCACGATTATCATTCACTGGAAAATGCCATTGGTGCCCACCTGACGCAAAAGCCATCGTTGTGGGTTCGGATTATGCCCGAACGGTATCGTGTTTCGCTGTATCGATTTGAACTGGAACGAGGCTATCTGGACATGCTTTGTAATCGGCTCATCGTAACTCCCTTTGTTGGCCTGTTTCGTTATTGTGACAGCTTAGAATCGCGCTGGACTAATCTGATTTCCGGAGAAGAACGAAGAGAATCTGAACCCATCACCCCTGCTTCTGATTCTCTGGAGGAAATTTAA
- a CDS encoding IS256 family transposase, with the protein MAHQQQSNNILDAVQLLADHGFDEMSQALQILFNEAMKLERSEYLGAEPYQRSVTRRSYANGFQAEINSKVASESWNCRCPRHATATFIPLHWSAANGVERALKLAIAEMYVQGVSTRKVAKITTELCGFDVTSTQVSRAAKLLDEELETWRNRPLGQVEYLILDARYEKVRVEGSVRDCAVLIAIGVLASGHRSVLGVSVSLSEAEVHWREFLGSLNQRGLHGVKLIVSDAHEGLKAARQNMLAGTPWQRCQFHLMQNAMQYVPKVHLRKQVSEELRNIFNARDLDDALNELKRFVSTHEKTAPKLASWAEENIPEGLTVFTIPAGHRKRMRTTNMLERQNKELKRRTRVAGLFPNEESLLRLVTAVLVELSDDWETGMRYLTI; encoded by the coding sequence ATGGCCCACCAACAACAATCTAACAACATTCTCGACGCTGTCCAGCTCCTGGCCGATCATGGATTCGATGAAATGTCGCAAGCACTCCAGATCCTGTTCAACGAAGCGATGAAGCTGGAACGTTCCGAATACCTCGGTGCCGAACCGTATCAACGCAGCGTAACGCGCCGTTCTTATGCCAACGGGTTTCAAGCCGAAATCAATTCCAAAGTCGCCTCGGAAAGCTGGAACTGCAGGTGCCCCAGACACGCGACGGCGACTTTTATCCCTCTGCACTGGAGCGCGGCGAACGGAGTTGAACGCGCACTGAAGCTGGCAATCGCTGAAATGTATGTTCAAGGCGTCTCTACCCGTAAGGTCGCCAAAATCACCACCGAACTCTGTGGCTTTGATGTCACCAGTACACAGGTCAGTCGGGCAGCGAAACTGCTCGACGAAGAGCTGGAAACGTGGCGTAATCGACCGCTGGGGCAGGTGGAATACCTGATCCTCGACGCCCGCTATGAAAAAGTTCGCGTGGAGGGCAGCGTGCGGGACTGTGCCGTGCTGATTGCGATCGGCGTCCTGGCCAGCGGTCACCGGAGCGTGCTCGGAGTGTCTGTGTCGCTCTCCGAAGCCGAAGTCCATTGGCGTGAATTCCTGGGTTCACTCAACCAGCGCGGCCTGCATGGCGTGAAGCTGATCGTCAGTGATGCACACGAAGGCCTGAAAGCGGCACGACAGAACATGCTTGCTGGAACGCCCTGGCAGCGTTGCCAGTTCCATTTGATGCAAAACGCGATGCAATACGTTCCCAAGGTTCATTTGCGCAAACAGGTGAGCGAAGAATTACGCAATATCTTTAATGCCAGAGACCTGGATGATGCGCTGAATGAACTGAAACGGTTCGTTTCCACTCATGAAAAAACAGCTCCGAAACTGGCGAGTTGGGCGGAAGAAAACATCCCGGAAGGACTGACCGTATTCACCATCCCTGCCGGTCATCGCAAGCGGATGCGAACCACAAACATGCTGGAACGGCAGAATAAGGAATTAAAACGGCGTACCCGCGTAGCGGGACTGTTTCCCAATGAGGAGTCGTTGCTGAGGCTGGTGACCGCGGTCCTGGTGGAACTCAGCGACGACTGGGAAACCGGCATGAGATACCTGACAATTTAA
- a CDS encoding formylmethanofuran dehydrogenase subunit A: protein MSLFRIKNGTIYDPANGVNGDVRDIWIQDGKIIDRPPNADSFTGKTLDANGYVVMPGGIDMHCHIAGPKVNAGRKMTPEMKRQADPIFRTEQTRSGTGGVVPSTFATGYLFASIGYTTAMDAAIPGLHARHAHEELQDTPILDKGFYLLFGNNHFVMKHLRNQDQHALDSYCAWLLESAKGYTIKIVNPGGVEDWKQISRKSIKELDSPVQNFGVTPRQIVRGLAGTADRLQLPHSVHIHCNNLGIPGNWETTLNTMESLEGHRGHFAHVQFHSYDGDPNDPSSFSSATQKLVDYVQSHENITVDVGHINPGLTLSMTGDTPFSQFLHNINRNKWYTADCELESSCGVIPIEYRPQRSLIHAVQWAIALEWYLLMEDPWRVVMTSDHPNGGAFYHYPEIIYLLMDKSFRDEFLSQMPEAIRERSVLADLTREYSLYEIAIITRAAPARVLGMQDKGHLGTGAHADITIYSPQQNRQEMFERPRWVFKDGEIVVADGEIQAHHFGRTYFTAPDFDQEFLPHIRDWFNENYSIRFGNYQIDEGELLLAEKIMCTSD from the coding sequence GTGTCTCTCTTCCGTATCAAAAATGGGACGATCTACGATCCTGCCAATGGCGTGAATGGCGACGTGCGTGATATCTGGATTCAGGACGGTAAGATCATCGACCGTCCCCCCAATGCGGACTCCTTCACCGGGAAAACTCTGGATGCCAACGGTTATGTCGTGATGCCGGGGGGGATTGATATGCATTGTCATATCGCCGGCCCCAAAGTGAACGCGGGGCGCAAAATGACGCCCGAAATGAAGCGTCAGGCGGATCCGATCTTCCGCACCGAACAGACCCGATCCGGTACCGGAGGCGTGGTTCCCAGCACATTTGCGACAGGTTACCTGTTCGCCAGCATCGGCTACACCACGGCCATGGACGCCGCCATTCCAGGGCTGCACGCCCGCCACGCCCATGAAGAACTGCAGGACACGCCGATCCTGGATAAGGGGTTCTATCTGCTGTTTGGCAATAATCATTTTGTGATGAAACATCTGCGGAACCAGGACCAGCACGCACTGGACTCCTACTGTGCCTGGCTACTGGAATCCGCCAAGGGTTATACAATCAAAATCGTCAATCCCGGGGGTGTCGAAGACTGGAAACAGATCAGCCGCAAATCGATCAAGGAACTGGATTCCCCCGTTCAGAATTTCGGCGTCACTCCCCGTCAGATTGTCCGCGGCCTGGCAGGTACTGCCGACCGCCTGCAACTGCCGCACTCGGTGCACATTCACTGTAACAATCTGGGCATCCCCGGTAACTGGGAAACGACATTGAATACGATGGAGTCGCTCGAAGGACACCGGGGCCATTTCGCCCATGTCCAGTTTCATTCCTACGATGGCGACCCGAATGATCCGAGCAGCTTTTCCTCGGCGACTCAGAAGCTGGTCGACTACGTTCAGTCACATGAAAACATCACCGTCGACGTGGGACACATCAACCCGGGGCTGACGCTCTCCATGACCGGGGACACTCCTTTCAGCCAGTTCCTGCATAACATCAATCGCAATAAGTGGTATACCGCTGACTGTGAACTGGAGAGCAGCTGCGGGGTGATTCCAATCGAGTATCGTCCACAACGCAGCCTGATTCACGCCGTCCAGTGGGCCATTGCCTTGGAATGGTACCTGCTGATGGAAGACCCCTGGCGCGTGGTCATGACCAGCGATCACCCCAACGGCGGCGCGTTTTATCATTATCCGGAGATTATTTATCTGCTGATGGATAAGAGTTTTCGTGATGAATTCCTGTCACAAATGCCCGAAGCGATCCGCGAACGCAGCGTGCTGGCAGACCTGACTCGCGAATACTCCCTGTATGAAATCGCCATCATCACCAGAGCTGCTCCCGCACGTGTGCTGGGTATGCAGGACAAAGGTCACCTGGGCACCGGGGCACATGCAGATATTACCATCTATTCTCCTCAACAGAATCGGCAGGAAATGTTTGAGCGTCCCCGCTGGGTGTTTAAGGATGGCGAGATCGTCGTTGCCGACGGTGAAATCCAGGCGCATCATTTCGGACGCACCTACTTTACAGCCCCTGATTTTGACCAGGAATTTCTGCCCCATATCAGGGACTGGTTTAACGAGAATTACTCGATTCGCTTTGGTAACTACCAGATCGATGAAGGGGAGCTTCTGCTGGCGGAAAAGATTATGTGCACATCAGATTAA
- a CDS encoding DUF2309 domain-containing protein, with translation MNKSTEHMTGDQPGVSIDSEEYADLIHAITHAAHFLPAQGPITVFVHHNTLHAFENLSFENGVFEGGRIFGCHPYLSEERYRKKLESQRIRIQDLQAVLQDELAENADQLIGTFGTRYALRLAMLEFPLYSGPVAELRWFIAETDALRRFRQEVSLSTREQTIAKTQQWIMRDFRNGKYKADSKTEAIMNNVFCQFDRNSMDSWDDQKWESFALHFLWQVCHKNAQAANVKADQPTQKSIRHRDILHIATGVDSDLIVNDVLIRFCAAFLDQGFGAWTLPARETGFFHAFLNLYSGSKLSPSVSLTGLNQEIDRLVESKLSPLESISESLSLLGVTDEERDEYITQTLLALRGWSGIVWQMESNAEWAPHPAPAGSLIEFLAVRLILDRLAVATVMQESLNFEGTLATVRNEILPNSLPSRKDHNYQLAFTLFQLSQVRGWNPEDLVHLSDEQWTLLIQEIELFSSLERRRVFHLAYERKYRNDVLNAVTSHTNRYREQQAQANYRKPIHPSYQVVCCIDEREESFRRHLEEIAPDCQTFGIAGFFGVAMYYRGAADAHFTPLCPVNIKPIHYVQEETLYSLARISRRRAATRQRLGRATHQTHVGTRTFIGGFLTGLVGSLAAFPLVARTLFPRTTAQIRSMFQSIVAPPTTQLRLERISAEPGANEDQLGYSIEEMAQIVEGGLRAMGLAQPELFSPLVIICGHGSSSLNNPHEAAHDCGACGGGRGGPNARAFAQMANDPRVRRILSEHNLFIPDKTIFLGCYHNTCNDNITWYDLDRLPVSHRKLFETADKHISAARAHNAHERCRRFESADLEISVNEALRHVEGRAEDLSQVRPEYGHATNSICFVGRREWSRGLFLDRRAFLTSYDPLQDDENSTILERLLQAVIPVCAGINLEYYFSYVDSTGYGCGTKLAHNITSLLGVMDGAASDLRPGLPWQMVEIHEPVRLLLVIETTKEAIVRIINNNPNIARLVNGNWVQLAILDVETSQIQVYRNDAFELYRPETENLPSINSSIDWYRGSREHLGFASIDNHTSSSLNQVSVP, from the coding sequence ATGAATAAATCCACCGAACATATGACAGGCGATCAACCTGGAGTATCAATAGATTCTGAAGAATATGCTGATCTGATCCATGCTATTACGCATGCCGCGCACTTCCTGCCAGCGCAGGGGCCGATCACGGTCTTCGTACACCACAATACTCTGCACGCTTTTGAAAATCTCTCCTTTGAAAATGGCGTTTTCGAGGGAGGCCGGATTTTTGGTTGTCATCCGTATCTGTCAGAAGAGCGCTATCGAAAAAAACTTGAAAGCCAGCGGATTCGCATCCAGGACCTGCAGGCCGTTTTACAGGATGAACTCGCTGAAAATGCCGATCAACTGATCGGCACATTTGGAACCCGATACGCCCTCCGCCTGGCGATGTTAGAGTTCCCTCTTTATTCCGGGCCCGTTGCAGAATTACGCTGGTTCATTGCCGAAACGGATGCATTGCGTCGTTTTCGACAAGAAGTATCCCTCTCTACCCGTGAACAGACAATCGCCAAAACTCAGCAATGGATCATGCGCGACTTTCGTAACGGAAAGTACAAAGCTGACAGTAAAACAGAGGCGATCATGAACAACGTTTTTTGTCAGTTTGACAGGAACTCAATGGATTCGTGGGACGATCAGAAGTGGGAATCATTTGCCTTACACTTTTTATGGCAAGTCTGCCATAAAAATGCCCAGGCGGCAAACGTTAAAGCTGATCAGCCCACACAAAAATCTATCCGACATCGTGATATATTACATATTGCAACTGGTGTAGATTCCGATCTGATTGTAAACGACGTATTAATTCGTTTCTGTGCAGCATTCCTGGACCAGGGTTTTGGAGCATGGACTCTGCCCGCACGCGAAACGGGATTTTTTCATGCTTTCCTGAATCTGTATTCCGGTTCAAAACTGAGTCCATCTGTGTCACTGACTGGATTAAACCAGGAGATCGACCGCCTGGTTGAGTCCAAGCTCAGCCCCCTGGAATCAATCAGTGAATCCCTCTCACTGCTCGGAGTTACTGATGAAGAACGTGATGAGTATATCACTCAAACGCTTCTCGCCCTGCGGGGCTGGTCCGGAATTGTCTGGCAAATGGAATCAAATGCAGAATGGGCCCCCCACCCTGCTCCTGCAGGGAGTCTGATCGAATTTCTCGCGGTCCGTCTGATACTCGATCGCCTCGCTGTAGCGACTGTGATGCAGGAATCTCTCAATTTCGAAGGCACCCTGGCAACAGTACGAAATGAGATCCTGCCAAACTCCCTCCCCAGCCGAAAAGATCACAATTATCAACTGGCGTTTACTTTATTTCAGCTTTCACAAGTTCGTGGCTGGAATCCAGAAGATCTTGTGCACCTTTCAGATGAACAGTGGACGCTCCTCATTCAGGAAATTGAGCTGTTTTCCAGCCTTGAACGTCGACGGGTATTCCATTTGGCTTATGAACGAAAATATCGAAACGATGTTCTCAACGCAGTAACATCACATACGAACCGATATCGAGAACAACAAGCTCAAGCTAACTACAGAAAACCCATACATCCCTCATATCAGGTGGTCTGCTGTATTGACGAACGCGAAGAATCTTTCCGACGACATCTGGAAGAAATCGCTCCCGATTGTCAAACTTTTGGAATAGCCGGTTTCTTTGGTGTCGCCATGTACTATCGCGGAGCAGCGGACGCACATTTCACACCACTTTGCCCTGTTAACATCAAACCAATTCATTATGTTCAGGAAGAAACGCTCTATTCACTTGCACGAATCAGTCGTCGACGCGCTGCCACTCGCCAGCGTCTGGGCCGAGCAACACATCAGACACATGTTGGCACTCGCACCTTCATCGGTGGTTTTTTAACAGGACTGGTTGGTTCACTGGCAGCTTTTCCACTTGTAGCCAGAACCTTGTTCCCACGAACCACCGCCCAGATCCGCAGCATGTTTCAGAGCATTGTTGCCCCTCCCACGACTCAGTTAAGATTGGAACGGATCAGTGCCGAACCAGGGGCGAATGAGGATCAACTTGGTTATTCGATTGAGGAAATGGCACAAATCGTCGAAGGCGGCTTACGAGCCATGGGTCTTGCACAACCAGAACTGTTTTCACCTCTGGTCATCATTTGTGGACATGGTTCTTCCAGCCTCAATAACCCACACGAAGCCGCTCACGATTGTGGGGCATGCGGTGGAGGTCGCGGCGGTCCCAATGCGCGGGCGTTTGCTCAAATGGCAAATGATCCTCGTGTCAGACGGATTCTGTCTGAGCACAACCTGTTCATCCCCGATAAGACCATTTTTTTAGGATGTTATCACAACACCTGTAACGACAACATTACCTGGTATGATCTTGACCGACTTCCGGTCTCACACCGGAAGCTGTTTGAAACCGCAGATAAGCACATTTCCGCGGCCCGTGCTCACAATGCACATGAACGTTGTCGCAGGTTTGAGTCTGCAGACCTTGAAATCTCGGTCAATGAAGCGTTACGACATGTCGAAGGTCGTGCAGAAGACCTTTCACAGGTACGTCCAGAGTATGGCCACGCCACTAATTCCATCTGCTTTGTCGGTCGCAGAGAATGGAGCCGTGGTCTGTTTCTGGATCGCCGTGCATTTCTGACATCGTACGATCCTCTGCAGGATGATGAAAACAGCACCATCCTGGAACGGCTTTTACAAGCAGTGATCCCCGTTTGTGCCGGGATCAATCTGGAATATTATTTTTCGTACGTAGATTCAACGGGCTATGGCTGCGGTACAAAACTGGCGCATAACATTACATCTCTTTTAGGAGTCATGGATGGCGCAGCCAGCGACCTTCGTCCCGGACTTCCCTGGCAGATGGTCGAGATTCATGAACCCGTAAGATTACTGCTTGTGATCGAAACAACTAAAGAAGCCATCGTACGGATCATCAATAATAACCCCAACATTGCGAGACTGGTGAATGGCAACTGGGTGCAGTTAGCCATCCTCGATGTAGAAACATCCCAAATCCAGGTATATCGCAACGATGCCTTTGAGCTCTATCGACCTGAAACAGAGAACCTCCCCAGCATCAACTCTTCCATAGACTGGTACCGTGGCAGCCGGGAGCATCTGGGTTTTGCATCAATCGATAATCACACCTCTTCCTCTCTGAATCAGGTATCTGTCCCCTAA